The Metabacillus schmidteae genome has a segment encoding these proteins:
- a CDS encoding MarR family winged helix-turn-helix transcriptional regulator, whose protein sequence is MREILREIGMIARALDSISNIEFKEYDLTKGQYLYLVRICENPGIIQEKVAEMIKVDRTTAARAIKKLEMNGFIEKKEDEYNKKIKRLFPTEKGNQVYPFIKRENDYSNMVAQEGFSEEDTETIYNLLHRVRKNIEKDWEFVKKGNKRNY, encoded by the coding sequence ATGAGAGAAATTTTGCGTGAAATTGGCATGATCGCCAGGGCATTAGATTCTATAAGTAATATAGAATTTAAAGAATATGATCTGACAAAAGGCCAGTATTTATATCTTGTGCGAATATGTGAAAATCCGGGAATCATTCAAGAAAAAGTAGCTGAGATGATAAAAGTAGATCGAACAACAGCAGCTCGTGCTATTAAAAAACTTGAAATGAATGGCTTTATTGAAAAGAAAGAGGATGAGTATAATAAAAAAATTAAAAGACTCTTTCCTACAGAGAAAGGGAATCAAGTTTATCCTTTTATTAAAAGAGAAAATGATTATTCGAATATGGTTGCACAAGAGGGGTTTTCCGAGGAAGATACAGAAACTATTTACAATCTCCTTCATAGAGTAAGAAAAAATATTGAAAAAGACTGGGAATTTGTAAAAAAAGGAAACAAGAGAAATTATTGA